One window from the genome of Clostridia bacterium encodes:
- a CDS encoding RsmB/NOP family class I SAM-dependent RNA methyltransferase translates to MPPKSYKRLYQSLPAGFIESMAEQYGPRELDAILDGFMCKRPATLRVNALKADVREVMEAFRKQGVKHERAQWYADALIIRNKRERDLEQNELYTDGRVYLQSLSSMIPPLVMQPKPGWRVLDLTAAPGSKTTQIAALMGNEGYILANELNQIRGERLKFNIARQGAFIAEVRIGDGKRLEPDLAASFDAVLLDAPCSGVGLFSADSPVTFRAWSPRNVGSLVKEQRSLLRTAAWALRPGGILIYSTCTLTSEENEQNVAWALSKLGEVAVLMQEPVDLEITGAGVSTIRRDGCLLVLPSELYEGFFVAKMRKRA, encoded by the coding sequence ATGCCACCTAAGTCATACAAGCGATTGTACCAGTCGTTGCCTGCAGGGTTCATCGAAAGCATGGCGGAGCAGTATGGGCCGCGCGAACTAGATGCAATCCTGGATGGATTCATGTGCAAGCGCCCTGCAACTCTACGTGTGAATGCCCTCAAGGCCGATGTCCGTGAAGTTATGGAAGCCTTCCGCAAGCAGGGCGTGAAACATGAGCGAGCACAGTGGTATGCTGATGCCCTCATAATAAGGAACAAGCGGGAGCGGGACTTGGAGCAGAATGAGCTGTACACCGATGGAAGGGTGTATCTTCAGAGCCTATCCAGTATGATTCCTCCCCTCGTGATGCAGCCTAAACCCGGCTGGCGCGTGCTGGACTTGACTGCCGCTCCGGGGAGCAAGACTACGCAGATCGCCGCGCTCATGGGAAACGAAGGCTACATCCTTGCGAATGAGCTCAATCAGATACGCGGGGAGCGCCTGAAGTTCAACATCGCGAGGCAGGGCGCTTTCATCGCGGAGGTGCGCATCGGAGATGGCAAACGGCTTGAGCCCGATCTCGCGGCCTCGTTCGACGCTGTGCTGTTGGATGCGCCATGCAGCGGGGTCGGGCTCTTCTCAGCCGACAGCCCTGTGACCTTCCGGGCGTGGTCGCCGAGGAACGTCGGGAGCCTTGTCAAGGAGCAAAGGAGCCTTCTCAGAACCGCTGCCTGGGCTCTCAGACCAGGTGGAATCCTGATCTACTCAACGTGCACGCTGACCTCGGAGGAGAACGAGCAGAACGTGGCCTGGGCGCTCTCGAAGCTAGGGGAGGTGGCCGTGCTCATGCAGGAACCCGTGGATCTTGAGATCACTGGCGCTGGCGTGAGCACTATTCGCCGCGATGGGTGCCTGCTAGTTCTGCCATCCGAGCTGTATGAGGGGTTCTTCGTGGCGAAGATGCGCAAGCGAGCTTGA
- a CDS encoding M20/M25/M40 family metallo-hydrolase — protein sequence MAEHCCSGRSGGDSQLRDALINEFCEMARIDAESGHEGAISELAKAKLRELGFDVIQDDAGRKFGGEAGNVIGRLPGARGSAPIMLCAHLDRVVPGRGVKPVVKGDLLVSGGDTVLAADDLSGVVGILAGVRLAKAVRADLPPIEVVFTVSEERGLSGASNLDYSAVTSRSAYVLDSSSPVGTVILSSPTHVGLDVTVIGRAAHAAVNPQDGLSAIQVAAHAIAQIPFGWVDERSTANIGIISGGSATNIVCEQVAIKGEVRSLDGARASELAEEYGRRFHDTAARFGATARVAAELHYRGYSIPRDAAVVKRVHEAIRKIGREAAFESTMGGSDGNIFNTRGIETVVLGTGAEQVHSTRETQSISELVTTAELVREIILAG from the coding sequence ATGGCTGAGCACTGTTGTTCAGGGCGCTCGGGCGGCGATTCCCAACTTCGCGATGCGTTGATCAATGAGTTCTGCGAGATGGCTCGGATCGATGCGGAATCCGGCCATGAGGGCGCCATTTCGGAGTTGGCCAAGGCAAAGCTCAGAGAGCTCGGATTCGACGTGATTCAGGACGATGCCGGGCGGAAGTTCGGCGGAGAGGCAGGGAATGTGATCGGAAGGCTGCCCGGTGCTCGAGGGAGCGCTCCGATTATGCTCTGCGCCCATCTGGATAGGGTCGTTCCTGGCAGGGGCGTGAAACCGGTGGTCAAGGGGGATCTCCTAGTCTCCGGAGGGGATACTGTACTGGCTGCTGACGACCTCTCTGGGGTAGTAGGGATTCTTGCAGGCGTCAGGCTGGCAAAGGCCGTCAGGGCCGACCTTCCCCCGATTGAAGTGGTGTTTACCGTCAGTGAAGAACGGGGGCTTTCGGGCGCGAGCAACCTCGACTACTCTGCCGTGACGTCGAGAAGCGCCTACGTTCTGGATTCCTCAAGTCCAGTGGGGACCGTTATTCTCTCAAGCCCCACTCATGTAGGGCTCGACGTGACCGTGATCGGGCGCGCAGCCCACGCCGCTGTGAATCCGCAGGACGGGCTCAGCGCCATACAGGTGGCAGCCCATGCCATCGCCCAGATACCTTTCGGATGGGTGGATGAGCGCAGCACCGCGAACATTGGGATCATCTCCGGCGGCTCCGCCACGAACATCGTATGCGAGCAGGTTGCTATCAAGGGCGAAGTCCGCTCCTTGGACGGTGCACGGGCATCGGAACTTGCAGAGGAGTACGGCAGACGCTTCCACGATACCGCTGCCCGCTTTGGCGCCACCGCGAGGGTTGCTGCCGAATTGCACTACCGAGGCTACAGCATCCCAAGGGATGCTGCAGTAGTGAAGCGCGTGCACGAGGCCATACGCAAGATAGGACGAGAGGCCGCTTTCGAATCGACGATGGGCGGGAGCGATGGGAACATATTCAACACCCGCGGCATTGAGACCGTCGTCCTTGGCACAGGCGCCGAGCAGGTCCATTCCACCCGCGAGACCCAGTCCATAAGCGAGCTCGTGACAACGGCCGAGCTTGTCAGGGAGATCATCCTGGCTGGATGA